The following proteins are co-located in the Pelecanus crispus isolate bPelCri1 chromosome 5, bPelCri1.pri, whole genome shotgun sequence genome:
- the SLC19A1 gene encoding reduced folate transporter: MPKKDDDAKKPASETVPDQHWKLQVFYLCFYGFMTQIRPGESFITPYLLGADKNFTQAEVTNVIMPVLTYSYMAVLVPIFLLTDYLCYKPVLVLQSLSHVSIWLLLVLGTSILAMQLMEFFYGITMAARIAYSSYIFSLVAPSRYQRMASYSRSSVLLGVFTSSVLGQLCVTFGDVSFLTLNYVSLGFVSFGLVLTLFLERPRRSLFFNRPKEAGDGSAPAELDNMAGGDGGGGKQGWREAALCRMLREVGTLARQPQLQLWSLWWIFNSAGYYLMLYYVQILWNEIYPATDNRQVYNGGVDAASTLLGAGASFAAGYVKIRWTLWSELVIGVVTAFQAGLLLLMNTTSNIWLCYTAYVLFRGSYQFLVPIAIFQIATSLSKELCALVFGVNTFFATVLKTIITIVVADKRGLGLSVHPQFYVYFGYFTLLAVIYLLAAVGVGIRHNRRKQPVELALAKEPRQLPTEVLAQEKSPEAGAMQA; the protein is encoded by the exons atGCCCAAGAAGGATGATGATGCCAAAAAGCCAGCATCGGAGACGGTGCCAGACCAGCACTGGAAACTACAAGTCTTCTACCTCTGCTTCTATGGCTTCATGACGCAGATCCGTCCCGGGGAGAGCTTCATCACCCCATATCTCCTGGGGGCTGACAAGAACTTCACACAGGCAGAG GTGACCAACGTGATCATGCCGGTGCTGACCTACTCCTACATGGCTGTGCTGGTGCCCATCTTCCTGCTGACGGACTACCTGTGCTACAAGCcagtgctggtgctgcagagccTGAGCCACGTCTCcatctggctgctgctggtgttgggcACCTCCATCTTGGCCATGCAGCTGATGGAGTTCTTCTATGGGATCACCATGGCTGCCCGCATCGCCTACTCCTCCTACATCTTCTCCCTCGTCGCCCCGTCCCGCTACCAGCGTATGGCCAGCTACTCCCGCTCCTCTGTCCTCCTGGGCGTCTTCACCAGCTCAGTGCTGGGCCAGCTCTGTGTCACCTTTGGTGACGTCTCCTTCCTCACTCTCAACTATGTCTCATTAGGCTTCGTCAGCTTCGGCCTTGTCCTCACCCTCTTCCTTGAGCGGCCCCGGCGCAGCCTCTTCTTCAACCGGCCCAAGGAGGCTGGGGATGGGTCTGCACCTGCTGAGCTGGACAACATGGCCGGGGGGGATGGTGGCGGGGGGAAGCAGGGCTGGCGGGAGGCAGCTCTGTGCCGTATGCTGCGGGAAGTGGGAACGCTGGCCAGGCaaccccagctccagctctggtCCTTGTGGTGGATCTTCAACTCAGCCGGTTACTACCTGATGCTGTACTACGTGCAGATCCTCTGGAATGAGATCTACCCCGCCACAGACAACCGCCAGGTGTACAATGGAGGGGTGGATGCTGCCTCCACGCTGCTGG GGGCTGGCGCCTCCTTCGCTGCTGGCTATGTAAAGATCCGCTGGACGCTGTGGTCAGAGCTGGTGATCGGGGTGGTGACGGCTTTCCAGgcggggctgctcctgctcatGAACACCACCAGCAACATCTGGCTGTGCTACACAGCCTATGTCCTCTTCCGTGGCTCCTACCAGTTCCTGGTGCCCATTGCCAT TTTCCAGATTGCTACCTCCCTCTCCAAAGAGCTCTGCGCGCTGGTCTTTGGGGTCAACACCTTCTTTGCCACCGTGCTGAAGACCATCATCACCATTGTCGTGGCTGACAAGAGGGGCTTGGGCTTGTCTGTGCATCCCCAG TTTTACGTGTATTTCGGCTACTTCACGCTGCTGGCAGTGATCTACCTACTGGCGGCCGTTGGTGTGGGCATCCGGCACAACCGCCGCAAGCAGCCAGTGGAGCTGGCCTTGGCCAAGGAGCCACGCCAGCTCCCCACTGAGGTGCTGGCGCAGGAGAAAAGCCCGGAGGCAGGTGCCATGCAAGCCTGA